The Salegentibacter sp. Hel_I_6 region AGAGTGTTTGGGATCACAGATTTAACCCATAGGGTATCCCCTTGACTAAAAAGATTGCCTTCGTTTTGAATTTCAATTAATCCTGGGGTATTAAATTCAAAACTTTCATAGTTTCTATCTTCTTCAGGTGGACAGCACATGCCGGCGCATAAAAATATCAGGGAGGTGATGAATGTAGTAATTTTCATTTCTATTTGATTGATGAATTAATGAAATTAGAGTGAAGATGATGATTTATTGATAATAATTGCAATAATAATCAATATTGTTTAGAATTCTATTGATTATTGTCTAATTTTTTGATGATTTTAGCGGGATTACCACCCACTAAAACATTTGGTGGAACATCTTTTATCACTACTGCTCCTGCTGCAATCACGCTTCCGTCACCAATACTTACTCCTGGGCAAATAATAGCGCCGCCACCTATCCACAAGCTATTGCCAATAATAACCGGTTTGCCATATTCTAAAAGCGTATCCCGGGTTTTGGCATCTAAGGGATGCGTTGCGGTATAAATGTGTACGTTTGGTGCTAAAAACACGTTGTTTCCAATATTTACTTCCACAACATCCAGGATGCAGCAATTAAAATTCATAAAAACCTGATCACCCATTTTTATGTTATATCCGTAATCACAATAAAATGGAGGCTCTATCCATAGATCTTTACCGGCTTTTTCAAATAAGGAGTAGAAGAGCTTGATTCTTTCATCTGCTTTTTCTTCACCCAGCTTATTCGCTTTTTGAAAAATAAGTCTTGCATTATACCTGTCTTTTGCGATTTCTTTTTCTTCACCCAGGTATAATTGGCCTGAAAGCATTTTTTCTTTTTCGGTCATGGTAAGTCTTAAATGTGAAATTTAATATTACGAAAAATTTCCGATTGCTTGATTCATTTCCAAACGTTTACAAACGCCTTTAAACGTAAACAAATAATTCCCAACCGATTACTACTGAATTTCCGTTCTATGTTTGTCCTGTTGAAATGAACTAACGATTTTCAGCTTTTTAAATTAATACGTTATGAGCACTATTAGAAACAAAGTACAGTTGATCGGGAATGTGGGGAGAGAGCCTGAAATCGTAAATCTGGAATCTGGAAAGAAACTGGCTAAATTCTCGGTAGCTACCAATGAGAGTTACAAAAACGGAAATGGCGAACGTATAACCGATACCCAATGGCACAATATCGTGGCCTGGGGGAAAACCGCAGAGCTGGTAGAGAAATATGTAAATAAGGGAAAAGAAGTTGGGGTAGAAGGAAAGCTTACCAGCAGAAGTTGGGATGATAAAGACGGTACTAAGCGCTATATTACTGAAGTGATTTGCAACGAGCTGCTTTTAATGGGGAAGTAAAGTGATAATTACTTTACCGAAAGTTCTAACCCGGTTCTGAAAAATGTCCAGATGCTGAGGTTCGGTTTAAAGGTGGTTTTTTTATTCAGAAAAGAAACCACCTTTTTTTCTTGCTTTCAATTAGTCAATAAACTAAAAAAGAATTTAAGATTAATTGAATTATTTTGCTTCATCGACTATATCTATCTTATTGCTTCTATCGCATTGGCGAGATATACAAAAGGTGCATTCCAGTTAATCGCGATCTCATTACTGGCATAACTGCAGCGATCATCTATGTAGGAAGTTGCCGGATATTTATGCGTATCAGTATATTTATTTTTGCAGCCTTCTTTGTCTTGTTGCCCTGGGTTTGGGCCTGCGGCCAACAATCCTGGTACGGGATCTTCAATATCATCAGATTCCGAAGGTCTGTGGTGCGGATCTCTTGTAGCTTTTTCGCCAAAACCGGTTAAAAAGGAATAGCCTGTCGCATTTCTTCCTAAAAGGTAATCAAGATTAGCATTGGCAGCATTGAGATATTTCTCATCATCTGTAATTTGAAAAGCATTTAACAGGAGTATCCCCTGGTTTGCGGCGGTTGAATTGCTCCCCCACACAAAATCTGACTCCCTGGTTCCCATAGGAATCGCATAAGCGGAAGTTTTTGAAGATGACACTAAAGCATCGCCCATTTTTGTGATCTGATTTATTATAGCATCAATATCTACAACTTCACTATTTGTATATTTATCCCTGTGCCTTACAAGCGAGTAAAGGGCAAGAGTATTTACATTTGGCCAGGCGGGAATGCCAAAATCAGTTTCTAATGAACTTTCGAGATTGGCGTCTTTATAATAGTTTTCATTTCCGGTGGTAATAAAAAGTTCCGTGGCGGCCCATTGTAATTCGTCCTTAAAATTCTGGTCTCCGTAAGCACCGGTACTTATCTTTGGATTTTTTAATTCTTCCTGGCGGTAAATTGCCTGTGGATTTTCTTTTGCCCATGTATAAGCTTTTTCGCTCATTACCAGCAAAGAATCTGATAATCCGGGTAATTCATTATAGTTTTGAAAAATTCTTGATGCCTGGGCGGTTACTGCGGCAAAATCGAGAGTAGCGGCTGTACCTTTTTGTACTACCCAGCGCTGTAAGGTGGCATCTTTTGGGGCAACTGCACCATGAAAGTTTGCGCTGGTGAGTTTGTGGTAAACACCACCGTCTTCGTCCTGCATCGTCATCATCCATCTTAGGTTGTAAAGTGTTTCATCGAGAAAATCGGGGATGTTGTTTTGACTTTCGGGAATATTCAAATTCAGGGTGTCGAGATAGTTAGGGAAATCTTCGTAAAGGGAAAGCAAAGTTCCCATTGTGATTCCGCTGTTTACAATGTACTTTCCATAATCACCTGCATCATACCAGCCTCCGGGACTTGAAATCGTAGATCCTGCAGGGCGATTCTGTGAGGCGGCAGAATTATGGATTTTCACCTTATCGTCTGGATGCCCTGCTTCTCTCGCCCATTTTCCGGCGTATTCTTCCGGTAAATCGGTAGAAGCTCTTTGATAATAAAAAGCTTTCATGCTTGCCTTCGCTGGTTCATAATGTACATTTTTTGCTATCTCAAAAGGATGGCTGGTGCCAATTCCAGATACGTGTAATACATATTTTCCTGAATTTTCTACAGAAGAAAAGTCAGCTTGTTTTACGGTTTCTTTACTATGGGGCCATTCTTTGGGTTCGCTGAGTTTGCCTGAAAATACCTCAGTTTTTTGATCTGCTGTAAGAATGGAAAAATCGGTTGCTTCTGAAGTAACAATAATAGCCTTTTTTGAAGCTTCAGGATAAAAGCCTATCTGATTTATCCGGATTTTATCTGATCCTGAATCACTTTTATTTACTTGTGCGAAAGCTGAAAAATTCAGAACAAAGCATAGAAAAGAAAACAGGAATATAGTTGAAGACTTCATAAAATTAATTTTTCGTTTTGAATATGGTTGACAACTTTAAATAGCCAGGTTTAAAGTTAATGTTCCTGAAATGTTTTTCCGCATAAGTCTGTACTTTTTAAAAGGGAAAATTTTCACTCGATAGAAAAGATTAAATGCTAAATGGGAATAGATCAGAAATAAATTTCTTTTGCTAACCTGTAAGTATTAGCATGGGCTTCAATAATCACTCTTACCTCTTTAGAATACCCTCCGCCCATACTGCATTGGACTGGAATGTCTAGATCGTGACAGGTTTGCAAAACGAACCTGTCTCTTTCTTTACAGCCATTCACAGTGCAGGAAAGTCGGCCCAGTTTATCGGTTTCCAAAATATCTACACCGCATAGGTAAAAGATGAAATCGGGTTTTTGTTCTTCTATCAAACCCGGTAAGGTATCTTTGAGTATTTTAAGATATGCTTCGTCTTCGCTACCATCAGGCACTTCAATATCGAGATCTGATTTTTCTTTTTTGAAAGGATAATTCCCTTTTCCGTGCATAGAAAAGGTGAAAACTGAAGGGTCGTCCTGAAAGATCTCAGCAGTGCCATTGCCCTGATGAACATCCAGATCTACAATGAGAATTTTTTCCGCTAACTTTTTCTGCTGAAGATACCTTGCGGCTATCGCCTGGTCATTAAGCAAACAAAAGGCTTCTGCGCGATTGGAATAAGCGTGATGAGTGCCACCGGCAATATTAAACGAAATACCATTTTCTATGGAATAATGTACGCCTTTCATTGTGCCATCGGCGATTATCATCTCTCTTTTTACTAAAGCTTCAGAAAGTGGAAATCCACTTTTCCGAATTTCTTTTTTACTAAGGTTTAGATTGCGTAAACGTTCAAAATAATCGGGGTCGTGAACATTTAGAATGTATTTTTCCTCTGGAAATTCGGGTTCAAAAAAATTATCTTCACTACAAGTCCCTTCGTGAAGTAACTGCCTGGGAAGCAATTCATATTTTTCCATTGGGAAACGATGACCTTCAGGCAGGGGATGTTTATAAATGGGATGGTAGGCGATTTTTAGCATTATTATTCAAAGAAACTGGTTACCTCATGAATTTGATGCAAAGATCAATTATTATATTGAATCTGCTGAAAGCTGCTGAATATTTTGAATCAAATCCCCGTCACTGGTAACTCCTTCTATGATTAACTGGAAATCAACTTCAGGTTTTTTAATTTTGATGACTGCGGCCTTACCTTTCTCGAAACTTACTTCCGGGATCCAATCGATAACTCCAAATTCCTGAAAAAATTCATCTGAAGTATTTTCATATTTTGGTACATAGTATTCCTTTTGTTCTGTATAGGCAAGTGGGATATCAAATGATTGAATACGATCAAAAGATATAGAGTTGAGATGGGAGCCAGGTTTGGTATACACTTTTATAGTACCATTTGCTCCCATCATTCCTTCACCCATTCCGGTTTTATTTATTTCAATATAGTCAACTTGGGTTAATGGGAAATTATAAAAGATTGAGGTGTTTAGCATAGGTGAATCGTCCAAATATAGAGTCATTGCTCTGTCTTCACCTATTTTATTTTCTCTGCGATCATCATCCCTTTCTAAGGAATTAAAATTTGTAATTTCTGATAAATATGTTTTAACCGAAAATTCTGGTTTATCAATAACAATTAAATTCTCATTTCGCAATAAATCTGCGAGATAATTAAAAATATTTAAATCTTTTTCAGAAACTACTAAAACACGTCCAAAACTTCTGTAACCTAATTGGCGGGCTCTATCAATAGGCCTTTCAACATTAGTAGAGAGTTGTACTTCGTCTAAAAGTTCTGCGTCAGTATTTAAGCCTTCATAATTGTAAAAGTTTTGAGTTTGCTCGTTACTTGAAGTGTAAATGCCAGGTGCGAGTGGGATTTGAGAAATATCAAAATCTGGAAATTTATTGGGCATAAAATAAATTTTTAGATTTGCCGGCACCAAATTATCATTAGGTTTAATCCTTGAAATTTTCAGTTTTTCACCTTGAATTGGAAAATATTCTTCTAATACGAAAGAGGTAGTGCCTTCATCAATTTCAATAACTTGTGGGATATTGGCTCCAACTCCGTGAACCATATAACGCAAATCTTTTTTATTTCGATCTTTAGGAGAAATTTCTGCCTTAAAGGAGAACCTATCGCCGGCAGTTTCTGATTGTATATTCTCATTCAGGATTTCTCCCCAATTATAACTACTCCATCCCTGTGTTAATAATAAGTTATCCAGCGCTAATTTTTTTTCAGGAGTAATATTGGTAAAGTACCATGCAGCATTTTCTATATTTCCTTTAACATAGGGTTTTAAGTGATTGTAAGATATTATATTATGATTTCTCTGGTGAGCTATAGTATTTTCTGGAAGAATTGAGATGCTTACTTTTCCTTCTTTTTCAGCTACAAAGGGTATATTGATTTCGAGGGAATCTTTTTTAGAATTTGTACTAATATTTTCTGGAGTTTCTATTTTGAAATTTTCGTGGTTAAAATATAAGCGCTCTGCTATAGGCTGCATTTTTTCATTAAAAAGCGTAAAAATATTCATTCCCGGTTCCAGTTCATTTAAATTAAAAACTACTGAAGCGTTGGTAAAGTCTTTAAATGCTATATCAAAACTGTAAAAGTTTTCACTGTCTTGTGCCACCAGGAACAATTTTTCTGATTCATAGTTAGAAAGGCTACGTTCGTTAGTTTTTATTAAAACTTCTAGTTCAGATTCCTTTTCAGAAACAGAAAGTATTAAGCCTTCGTAATCTATTTCCGGAGAAAATGCTACAGGCACTTCATTATCCATATATACAAAGACTGCGCTATATGATTTAGTCTTTTTAGGTATAAACGAGAATTTACCGATTCCAAATTTATTTAGATCAATGATACTCACTAATTGAGCATTTTCATCTTTAATAATAATTTTTCCATTTGCCAGGCCTTTTCCTAGGCTATCTGTTGCGATTACTCCAACATTGTTTATGGTATTGTCTAAGAAATGCCCACTTTCAGGTAAAAATTGAACATCGATCTTATCGGGAAAATCCCGGGATATTTTTTCTTTAGAACTAGAACTAAGAACTTTGAATTTTTCAGAAAAATGATAGGGCTCTTCAAAATTCTTCATGGATCCAGTGAAGGCCGAAATGGTATAATTACCTGCAATAAAAGAGGAATCTATATCTATAACTCCTGAAGTAATTCCATCTTCAATCAGGTACATTTCTTCCCTAATTATACTGTCCTGGTCATTTTTTACAGTAACATATAAATTCGAATTTGAAACCTCTGGCTTATGCGTAGATTCATTTAAAACGTAAGCTGCAAAACCAAGTTGTTCCCCTTTTAGGAAATGGGATTTGTTGAGATGTAAATAGGCTAACTCCTTATTTAGAAGTTTGTAATCTGCTATTTTTTCTACTAGATTCTCCTCGGTGTTTTGGCTATTTGCGTTAGTGAAAACTGCAATAATTAAGAAAAAAGGAAGTATTGATTGTAGAAATTTCTTCATAAATTAAGTTTTGATGATGAATGTTTAAAATCATCTCAAATATTATACCTTATTTAAACTATTATTAATTTATCTCTAATAAGACACTTAATTTATCATTATATATGCTATCAAGATAAGAATTGTCTGATATTTGAATGTGTTTATTTGAAATTCGTAATTTTTTAAAAACAAAAAACCTTTTGGTTTCTAAATTTTTAGAGACCAAAAGGTTGAACACTTAATTTATATTCTTAATCTCTAATTTATCGTAGTCCCGGGTTCTACACCTTCTTCATCTGGATTTACAAAAACCAGTTTTCCTCCTGAATTCTCTGTCATTAAGATCATGCCTTCGCTTTCTACACCACGCAGTTTTCTTGGAGCTAAATTCGCCAAAACGGTAACTTTCTTTCCAATAATTTCCTCCGCTTTGTAATGCTCTGCAATTCCCGAAACCACGGTTCTTTTATCCAAACCGGTATCTACTTTGATTACCATTAATTTCTTGGTTTTGGGCATTTTATGAGCTTCAATAATGGTTCCCACGCGCAAATCCATTTTAGTGAAATCTTCAAAAGTAGCAGTTTCTTTTTGAGGCTCAACTACTTTATCTACGGCAGCATTTGCAGTTTTTGTAGCTTCCAGTTTCTCTAATTGCTGCTGAATTTGCTCATCTTCAATCTTACTAAAAAGCAATTCTGCTTTGCCAATTTGATGCCCTGCCGCAAGTAAAGAATCGCGGGTAGCAATCTTATCCCATTGCGAATATTCTTCCCCGGAAAGTTTGCTTTCAGCATCGGAGAAGTTTAGCATTTTTTGAAGTTTCGCTGAAGAAAATGGTAAAAAAGGTTCGGTTAAAGTAGCTAGCGCTGAAGCTATTTGTAGCGCCACATACATTACTGTTTTTACACGTTCTGCATCGGTTTTAATCACTTTCCAGGGTTCTTCATCGGCTAAATATTTGTTTCCTAAACGAGCCAAATTCATCAATTCTCCTTGCGCTTCCCGGAAACGGTATTTTTCAATTGAACTTGCAATAACCGCGGGATATGCTTTTAGCGTGCTAATAGTTTCCTCGTCAATTTTAGAATAATCATTTGGTTCTGGAACAATTCCGGAGTAATATTTATTAGTAAGTACAATTACACGGTTAATAAAGTTCCCGAAAATTGCTACCAACTCATTATTATTCCTGGCCTGGAAATCTTTCCAGGTAAAATCGTTGTCTTTAGCTTCAGGCGCATTTGCAGTTAAAACATAACGCAAAACATCTTGCTGATCTGGGAAATCTTCCAAATACTCGTGTAACCAAACCGCCCAGTTTTTGGAGGTAGATAATTTTTTTCCTTCCAGGTTAAGAAATTCGTTTGCCGGCACATTTTCGGGCAAAATATAATCACCGTGTGCTTTAAGCATTACCGGGAAAATAATACAGTGAAAAACAATATTGTCTTTTCCTATAAAGTGCACCAGCTTGGTGTTATCATCTTTCCAGTAGGACTCCCAGTCTTTGCCTTCGCGCTCGGCCCATTCTTTGGTAGAAGAAATGTAGCCAATTGGCGCATCAAACCAAACGTAAAGCACTTTGCCTTCTCCGCCTTCAACAGGAACGGGGATTCCCCAGTCTAAATCGCGGGTTACGGCACGAGCGCGCAAACCATCATTTAACCAGGATTTTACCTGTCCATGCACATTGCTTTTCCAGTCGTGGGCGTGACCTTTTACGATCCATTCGTCCAGCCATTCCTGGTATTGATCTAAGGGTAAAAACCAGTGACGAGTTTCTTTTAAAGTGGGTACTTCCCCGGTAATCGCCGATTTTGGATTAATAAGATCTGTGGCGTTTAGCGAAGTTCCGCAGCTTTCACATTGGTCGCCGTAAGCTTCCTCGTTTCCGCATTTTGGGCAGGTTCCGGTTACAAACCTATCGGCTAGAAATTGCCCGGCTTTTTCATCGTAAAGTTGCTGGGTGGTTTCTTCGATAAACTTCCCGTCTTCATACATTTTTTTGAAAAATGCCGAAGCCGTATCGTGATGTACTTTTGCTGAAGTCCTGGAGTAATTATCAAAAGAAACCCCGAAATCCTCAAAAGATTTCCTGATGATTCCGTCGTATTTATCAACGATATCCTGCGGGGTAACTCCTTCTTTTTTAGCTTTTATGGTAATTGGTACTCCGTGCTCATCACTTCCGCAAACAAACGCAACATCATTACCCTGCATTCGCAAATAGCGGGCATAAATATCGGCTGGAACATAAACACCGGCAAGATGGCCAATATGTATGGGGCCGTTGGTGTATGGTAATGCTGCGGTAATAGTGTATCGCTGTGGAGTATTGCTCATTTATCTTAAAATTTATTGAAGGCGCAAAGGTAAGCAACTCCTTAAAAATACGCGTTAAATTCTTGTAAAACAGAAGGCGTCTGAAGGAAATGTTCCGCAATTTAGCCTTTAAATTTAGTTTGAATACCAAAAGCTTTAAATCAATAAATCTTAACCAATGAAAAAATTAAGCTTAATACTTGCAATACTTAGCCTTGTAGCCTGCGGAAGCAGTAATAAAAGCACCACAAATGATAAATTTGTAGCCGAAAATCTTACAAATTATGATGCTGAAGATTTAAATGAAAATTATCCTGATGCAAATATGTATGAAGATTCTGGACTGTTTGAAGAAGGGACTGTAGAGCGTGCATATACTGTAATGTATCCCGATACACCAGATGAATTGCATATTACCTGGAAAACTGAGGGGCGTGAAGAAATATTTGATATTCGATTTTCGGAAAATGGGAAATGGAAATCTGCTGAAGGCATTAAAATTGGAACTCCTTATGAGGCTTTAAAGGAAATCAACGGAGAAAAAATTTCTTTCTATGGATTTGGATGGGACTACGGCGGTGCCGTTATGTGGAACGACGGGAAACTGGAAAATTCTAAATTAAGAGTATTCCTGGCGCCCGACGGCGAAGTAGCCGATAAGTTTTATGGTGACCGTATAATTGAAGCGAGTGATGAAGAGATTGAAAGTTTAGATTTAAAAGTTACCAGTATTATGCTGGTGAATTAGTTTTTTTTACGGGAAATCCCTCTATATAAAAATCTGGAATTAATCCTAAATTCACTTATGGCTCAGCATAACGCTTTGGGGGAATTGGGTGAACGCCTCGCTTTAGAACACCTTTTAAAACAAGGTTATGAAATCCTGGCTGAAAATTATGTTTATAACAAAGCGGAAATAGACATTTTAGCCCGGAAACATAGTACTTTGGTAGTAGTAGAAGTTAAAACAAGAAGCACACCCGATTTTGGGGACCCACAAAGTTTTGTGAAGCCTAAACAAATTCGGCAGCTCGTAAAAGCTGCCGATTTTTATTTAAATGATAATCAGTTAGACCTGGAAGTACGGTTTGATATTGTTGCAATAATAAAAAACAAAGCCGGGATACAGGTAGAGCATCTTGAAGATGCCTTTTTGCATTTTGAGTGAACCAATTTATTCCAAATAAAAAGGCCTCACAGTCCCGTTAACGATCGGGACTGTGAGGCCTATACTTGTATAAAAATACTTCCGAAAAAATATTACCAGATTTTCACTCGATCTTCCGGCGCTAGATACATTTTATCTCCTTCTTTAATATCAAATGCGGTATAAAAAGCATCGATATTTTGAAGTGGTACATATGCTCTGTACATTCCTGGAGAATGAGGATCGGTTTTGATCCTGTTTTTCAAGGCTTCTTCACGCATTTTGGTTCTCCAAACGGTTGCCCAGGACATAAAGAAACGTTGTTCTGGCGTGTAACCATCTATTTTACCAGGATCTCCGTGCTCTTCTAAATGAATTTGTAACCCGTCGTAAGCAGCGTTAACGCCACCAAGGTCACCAATATTTTCACCTAAAGTAAATTGACCGTTGATGAAAACGCTATCTAACACTTCAATATTGCTGTATTGATCGGCAAGGTCTTTTCCAAGCGCTTCAAATTGCTCAAGATCTTCATCTGTCCACCAGTTATTCAGGTTTCCTTCTGAATCAAAACGAGATCCGCTATCGTCAAATCCGTGAGAAATTTCGTGGCCAATTACAGCACCAATTCCGCCATAATTTATAGCAGCATCAGCTTTGTAATCGTAAAACGGTGGCTGAAGAATAGCCGCTGGGAATACGATCTCGTTATAGCTAGGGTTGTAATATGCATTCACGGTTTGCGGAGGCATAAACCATTCGGTTTTGTCTACCGGCTGACCAAGATCGGCCATATTATCGGCTACTCTCCATTTGCTGGAGTTCATCATATTTTGAAAATATGATCCGCCATCTTCACTGCTTGAAATTTCAAGATCGCTATAGTCTTTCCATTCATCAGGATACCCTACTTTAATAGTGGTGGTTCCTAATTTCTCTTTAGCTTTTTCTTTAGTGTCTTCACTCATCCAGCTAAGATTATTTATCCTGTTCTCATAAGCTTTCACCAAGTTTCCAATCATTTCCTGGGCTTTTTCTTTAGCTTCAGCAGGGAAATGTTTGTCTACATATAATTTACCTAATGCTTCTCCTAAAGTACCATTTACAGTTTGTAAAGCACGTTCTTTTCTAGGACGCTGCTCTTGTGCACCTTGTAAAGTCTTGCTGTAAAACTCCCAATTTGCAGTTTCAATTTCTGTAGAAAGAGTGCTGGTAGCATCGTTAAAAATGCTCCATTTTAGGTAATCTTTCCAGTCGTTAACAGAATTTTCAGCAAACACATTCTGAAGTGATTCCATATATTTTG contains the following coding sequences:
- a CDS encoding sugar O-acetyltransferase; its protein translation is MTEKEKMLSGQLYLGEEKEIAKDRYNARLIFQKANKLGEEKADERIKLFYSLFEKAGKDLWIEPPFYCDYGYNIKMGDQVFMNFNCCILDVVEVNIGNNVFLAPNVHIYTATHPLDAKTRDTLLEYGKPVIIGNSLWIGGGAIICPGVSIGDGSVIAAGAVVIKDVPPNVLVGGNPAKIIKKLDNNQ
- a CDS encoding single-stranded DNA-binding protein; translated protein: MSTIRNKVQLIGNVGREPEIVNLESGKKLAKFSVATNESYKNGNGERITDTQWHNIVAWGKTAELVEKYVNKGKEVGVEGKLTSRSWDDKDGTKRYITEVICNELLLMGK
- a CDS encoding glycoside hydrolase family 9 protein codes for the protein MKSSTIFLFSFLCFVLNFSAFAQVNKSDSGSDKIRINQIGFYPEASKKAIIVTSEATDFSILTADQKTEVFSGKLSEPKEWPHSKETVKQADFSSVENSGKYVLHVSGIGTSHPFEIAKNVHYEPAKASMKAFYYQRASTDLPEEYAGKWAREAGHPDDKVKIHNSAASQNRPAGSTISSPGGWYDAGDYGKYIVNSGITMGTLLSLYEDFPNYLDTLNLNIPESQNNIPDFLDETLYNLRWMMTMQDEDGGVYHKLTSANFHGAVAPKDATLQRWVVQKGTAATLDFAAVTAQASRIFQNYNELPGLSDSLLVMSEKAYTWAKENPQAIYRQEELKNPKISTGAYGDQNFKDELQWAATELFITTGNENYYKDANLESSLETDFGIPAWPNVNTLALYSLVRHRDKYTNSEVVDIDAIINQITKMGDALVSSSKTSAYAIPMGTRESDFVWGSNSTAANQGILLLNAFQITDDEKYLNAANANLDYLLGRNATGYSFLTGFGEKATRDPHHRPSESDDIEDPVPGLLAAGPNPGQQDKEGCKNKYTDTHKYPATSYIDDRCSYASNEIAINWNAPFVYLANAIEAIR
- a CDS encoding histone deacetylase: MLKIAYHPIYKHPLPEGHRFPMEKYELLPRQLLHEGTCSEDNFFEPEFPEEKYILNVHDPDYFERLRNLNLSKKEIRKSGFPLSEALVKREMIIADGTMKGVHYSIENGISFNIAGGTHHAYSNRAEAFCLLNDQAIAARYLQQKKLAEKILIVDLDVHQGNGTAEIFQDDPSVFTFSMHGKGNYPFKKEKSDLDIEVPDGSEDEAYLKILKDTLPGLIEEQKPDFIFYLCGVDILETDKLGRLSCTVNGCKERDRFVLQTCHDLDIPVQCSMGGGYSKEVRVIIEAHANTYRLAKEIYF
- the metG gene encoding methionine--tRNA ligase, with translation MSNTPQRYTITAALPYTNGPIHIGHLAGVYVPADIYARYLRMQGNDVAFVCGSDEHGVPITIKAKKEGVTPQDIVDKYDGIIRKSFEDFGVSFDNYSRTSAKVHHDTASAFFKKMYEDGKFIEETTQQLYDEKAGQFLADRFVTGTCPKCGNEEAYGDQCESCGTSLNATDLINPKSAITGEVPTLKETRHWFLPLDQYQEWLDEWIVKGHAHDWKSNVHGQVKSWLNDGLRARAVTRDLDWGIPVPVEGGEGKVLYVWFDAPIGYISSTKEWAEREGKDWESYWKDDNTKLVHFIGKDNIVFHCIIFPVMLKAHGDYILPENVPANEFLNLEGKKLSTSKNWAVWLHEYLEDFPDQQDVLRYVLTANAPEAKDNDFTWKDFQARNNNELVAIFGNFINRVIVLTNKYYSGIVPEPNDYSKIDEETISTLKAYPAVIASSIEKYRFREAQGELMNLARLGNKYLADEEPWKVIKTDAERVKTVMYVALQIASALATLTEPFLPFSSAKLQKMLNFSDAESKLSGEEYSQWDKIATRDSLLAAGHQIGKAELLFSKIEDEQIQQQLEKLEATKTANAAVDKVVEPQKETATFEDFTKMDLRVGTIIEAHKMPKTKKLMVIKVDTGLDKRTVVSGIAEHYKAEEIIGKKVTVLANLAPRKLRGVESEGMILMTENSGGKLVFVNPDEEGVEPGTTIN
- a CDS encoding YraN family protein; the protein is MAQHNALGELGERLALEHLLKQGYEILAENYVYNKAEIDILARKHSTLVVVEVKTRSTPDFGDPQSFVKPKQIRQLVKAADFYLNDNQLDLEVRFDIVAIIKNKAGIQVEHLEDAFLHFE
- a CDS encoding M13 family metallopeptidase, translated to MKKLTKVMFLSVLGAATLSSCQDNEKEQTEKEEIHGINLAYMDTTVSAKEDFFRYVNGKWVDSTEIPSDQTTWGSFMELRERTDEDALALLEGASANDSLDPSSDQAKAVHLYKTIMDTVARNEKGVEPVKPYLAKVDAIENKEDLQEFLTEMQQYGGAGFFSFGVRSDAKDSNMNAAYLYPAGLGLPDRDYYVADDSDSKEKREKYKEHITRMLQYIDYSEEEAADAAERILAFETSLAQPQLDKVERRDARKTYNPKTVTELENMVPAIKWSTYFEKIGAIDLDTIIVSQPKYMESLQNVFAENSVNDWKDYLKWSIFNDATSTLSTEIETANWEFYSKTLQGAQEQRPRKERALQTVNGTLGEALGKLYVDKHFPAEAKEKAQEMIGNLVKAYENRINNLSWMSEDTKEKAKEKLGTTTIKVGYPDEWKDYSDLEISSSEDGGSYFQNMMNSSKWRVADNMADLGQPVDKTEWFMPPQTVNAYYNPSYNEIVFPAAILQPPFYDYKADAAINYGGIGAVIGHEISHGFDDSGSRFDSEGNLNNWWTDEDLEQFEALGKDLADQYSNIEVLDSVFINGQFTLGENIGDLGGVNAAYDGLQIHLEEHGDPGKIDGYTPEQRFFMSWATVWRTKMREEALKNRIKTDPHSPGMYRAYVPLQNIDAFYTAFDIKEGDKMYLAPEDRVKIW